CTTCCGCACGTAACTGGACTGCTCCTTTTGTCTATTTTTGAGACTAAATAGACTTAAAATGAGTCTAATATGAGTCTTAAACAATATTAAAGAGACTAACTGGTATTGGATGGAGTAAACGCGATCGCCTGATGGGTGGGGGTGCTCTCTGGGGGGGAGATTCAAACAGGGTGGGACAATGGCAGTAAGACTCTTTGCATCCCCCTGTCTCAATGACCTCTGCACTTACCCCGAATGCCAGTCACAGCGTCACTGTTTTGGTGCGTATGCCCAGCAATACCGCTGCCATGCTGCATGTTGTGCAGGCGATCGCGGCGACGGGAGCGAATCTGGTTGAGATTGAGTTACTGCATCGCACCAATCAATGGCTGGATCGCGATTTGGTGATTGAAGCAGCCAGCGAAGAACAAGCTGCTGCTGTACTCGAAGCGATCGCAGCGGTACCGGATGTCGAGATCATCGATAGCGAAGATCGCACCTTTGCTCTGCACCAAGGCGGCAAAATCAGCGTTGAGCCCAAGCTGGAATTGACCAGTCAAGCGGAGCTAGCCATGGCCTATACCCCCGGGGTAGGGCGGGTCTGCAAGGCGATCGCAGCGGATCCCGATCGCGTCTACGAGCTGACGGTCAAGCAAAACATGGTGGCGATCCTCACGGATGGCTCGGCGGTTCTTGGGTTGGGGAATCTAGGACCAGCGGGTGCCTTGCCCGTGATGGAGGGCAAAGCCATGCTGTTCAAGGCATTTGGCGAGGTTGATGCCTTCCCAATCTGTCTCGATACTCAAGACACGGATGAGATTGTCGAGACGATGAAGCGGATTGCGCCGGTCTTTGGCGGCGTGAATTTGGAGGATATTGCTGCCCCACGCTGCTTTGAAATTGAAGCGCGACTCAAGCAGGAGCTGGATATCCCGGTTTTTCACGATGATCAGCATGGCACCGCGATCGTCACCCTAGCGGCGCTAGAAAATGCGCTGAAACTGGTCAAAAAATCCCTGTCGCAGGTACGAATCGTGATGAATGGTGCAGGGGCTGCTGGCTTGTCCGTTGCCTCTTTGCTTAAGGAAGCCGGCGCAACAGACATCATCATTTGCGATTCCCGTGGGATTCTCAGTGGCGATCGCACAGATCTCAATTCCCAGAAGCAGACTTTTGCCGTGGAGCAAGGCGGCACCCTAGCCGATGCTCTCGTCGGTGCCGATGTCTTTATCGGTGTCAGTGTGCCGGGAGTGCTGACGGTGGAAATGGTGGAGACAATGGCAAGCGATCGCATTATTTTTGCGATGGCGAACCCCATTCCTGAGATTCAACCGGAGTTGATTCAGGGGCGGGCTGCTGTAATTGCTACCGGACGTAGCGATTATCCCAACCAAATCAACAACGTCCTTGCCTTTCCCGGCGTGTTTCGGGGGGCGCTGGATTGTCGGGCGAAAAGTTTGACCAGCAGCATGTTTTTGGCTGCTGCCCGCGCGATCGCGGATTTGGTTCCTGCTGAACGGTTGTCGGCGGAGCACATTGTGCCGAGTGCTTTTGACTCTCGTGTTGCACCGGCTGTCGCTGCTGCCGTTGTAGCTGCTGCCCAAGCGAATGGCTTGGCACGAACCCTCGTCACTACCCACTAAGCCGCATCAAAGCTGCAATGAATCTTAGCCTCGGGGCGATCGCCCCGAGGCTGATTAATATCAGTTAAAAGTTAGTTGAAGCCTAAATTTCCTCAAAGCGGGCGTTGACGTTGAGCGTATCTGGCCCGAGTGCCGTGCCTTGTACAACCAGAACCACAGTTTTTTCAGGAGCTTTGGCTGCCAGTTGCAGGCTGGATGGTAGATC
The sequence above is a segment of the Synechococcus elongatus PCC 11801 genome. Coding sequences within it:
- a CDS encoding NAD(P)-dependent malic enzyme produces the protein MTSALTPNASHSVTVLVRMPSNTAAMLHVVQAIAATGANLVEIELLHRTNQWLDRDLVIEAASEEQAAAVLEAIAAVPDVEIIDSEDRTFALHQGGKISVEPKLELTSQAELAMAYTPGVGRVCKAIAADPDRVYELTVKQNMVAILTDGSAVLGLGNLGPAGALPVMEGKAMLFKAFGEVDAFPICLDTQDTDEIVETMKRIAPVFGGVNLEDIAAPRCFEIEARLKQELDIPVFHDDQHGTAIVTLAALENALKLVKKSLSQVRIVMNGAGAAGLSVASLLKEAGATDIIICDSRGILSGDRTDLNSQKQTFAVEQGGTLADALVGADVFIGVSVPGVLTVEMVETMASDRIIFAMANPIPEIQPELIQGRAAVIATGRSDYPNQINNVLAFPGVFRGALDCRAKSLTSSMFLAAARAIADLVPAERLSAEHIVPSAFDSRVAPAVAAAVVAAAQANGLARTLVTTH